Part of the Primulina huaijiensis isolate GDHJ02 chromosome 15, ASM1229523v2, whole genome shotgun sequence genome is shown below.
ATAgtgtgtgattttttttatgtttaaatagAAGCATGTATTGTAAACTTTGATGTTAGTTTATTACAGTAAATATTTGTctacataattttatttggaatttattGAGATATTTCAAATCGAGTGAGAGTTTTTTTTAGGTTGGAAGATTTTGAGTATTACTCACCTAAAatcaattgaaattttatttgttactttgaaattaaatttatgatgATGCAACATTAAGATTATAGATGATGATTGGGAACCTAGTGAACTTTCGAGTCTATGCCTTATGTTTTATCATTATAGATGTTAAAGTATAAAAGAGAAGTGTACATTTAATGGACATTAACATGTATTCACCTCCAAAATAAGCAGACCATGACATCAAAATCTATCATTGCTCATCTCAACAAGTGTGACAAACTGAATGGTGACAACTATGGTACTTGGCGCCATAAGATTGGTTATGTGTTTGATGAGCAAGATGCCTTAGAGGGTATCAACCAGATCATGCAAGATCCTGGTGTGGGTAACACTGCTCAGCAGATGTTAATTTAAAGTATAAAAGAGAAGTGTACATTTAATGAGCATTAACATGTGTTATCACCTCTAAAATAAGCAGAACATGACATCAAAATCTATCATTGCTAATCTCAACAAGTGTGAAACTGAATGGTGACAACTATGATACTTGGCGCCATAAGATTCGTTATGTGCTTGATGAGCAAGATGTCTAAGAGGGTATCAACCAGATCATGCAAGATCCTGGTGTGGGTAACACTGTTCAGCAGATAAGAGATCAAGAAGCTTACCAGGAATGGAAGAAGAAAGATTCCATTGCTCGTGCTATACCGGTTAGTTCAGTGATTGATGATCTCATCCATGAATGTGAGCAGCATCTCACTGCTCATTACATTTGGGTGTACTTGAGGGAGAAATATGGAGGTACTACTGTCACTCGTCTAAGGCAATTGACCATCAAGTTTGACACTTACAAGAAACAAGCTGATCACAACATCAAACAACCTCTGTCAGTTCTCAAGGCTTTTATTGTCTTATCCatttgattttctacttcatttGCATAACATTTGTCTGTCACAATCCAACAAGATAAAACCATTCCTAAGATATCCACAACCATAATACATCTTACCATAGTAGATACGAACAAAATTACTACTAAAGTTCAAACTGAAGAAGGACAACATATACTAGATTTCGTCGAATCTCTGGTGCATAGAGGACATCATGTAAGATAAGAGTTCGGTCATCATGCAACTCTAGTTTGCAAGTATTGATGCCTTTGACNTTTGCCAATAATATTGAGAATGAGAGATTGTTATGATGGATGAAAATTTTTCATcttgaatattaaatattaaggTGGACTTTTGTGTCAAATCTAATATTTTATCTTATCTTAAAGATATTGCAAGAATTAAATATACTCTTAGTATCCTCCGGGGAGCAACTAAAGTTCAAAGAGCTCTGAAACGAATAGCAAAGTTTCACGTGTTTAAGCATTATAAAATAGATCCCACACACACCTTGCCTCAacatattaaagtttggaataGCAAACGTTTATATCTTATGCATTTGGATCATCATTTTGAACATGATGTAATAGTTGGACTATTAAGAGATTCTCTAACTGGACGTTGGAAGAGCATAATCGATGATATACTTAACCAAAGGGGATCAGTGATCTACTTTGATGAGTTGAAGTTATCATCGATTAAGAGATGAGAGAAAGATGTTGAACTTGAGATGAAGAAGACATTATCTTAACAGATAAATTTTGGAGTTCGTCTTTTGAAGTTCGCTCCATCAGATAGGATCTCGAAGAGAATGACCAAAATGATAACCCACATATGCAATAAAAGGAAATTAGTTTTTTCCTTAGGAAGATGACATGTTATTATGTATGTTCATTTCgatgtttttatatgatatgttatgtgACATATGTAATATAgtgtgtgattttttttatgtttaaatagAAACATGTATTGTAAACTTTGATGTTAGTTtattacaataaatatttgtctacataattttatttggaatttattGAGATATTTCAAATCGAGTgggagttttttttttggttggaaGATTTTGAGTATTTCTCACCTAAAatcaattgaaattttatttgttactttgaaattaaatttatgatgATGCAACATTAAGATTGTAGATGATGATTGGGAACCTAGTGAACTTTGGAGTCTATGCCTTATGTTTTATCATTATAGATGTTAATTAAAAGTATAAAAGAGAAGTGTACATTTAATGAGCATTAACATGCGTTATCACCTCTAAAATAAGCAGACAATGACATCAAAATCTATCATTGCTAATCTCAACAAGTGTGACAAACCGAATGGTGACAACTATGATACTTGGCGCCATAAGATTGGTTATGTGCTTGATGAGCATGATGCCTTAGTGGGTATCAACCAGATTATGCAAGATCCTGGTGTGGGTAACACTGCTCAGCAGAGGAGAGATCAAGAAGCTTACCAGGCATGGAAAAAGAAAGATTCCACTGCTCGTGCTATACTGGTTAGTTCAGTGATTGATGATCTCATCCATGAATGTGAGCAGCATCTCACTGCTCATGACATTTGGGTGTACCTGAGGGAGAAATATGGAGGTACTATTGTCACTCGTCTGAGGCAATTGACCAACAAGTTTGACACTTACAAGAAACAAGCTGATCACAACATCAAACAACCTATGTCAGTTTGCAAAGCCTTTATTGTTTTATCCatttgattttctacttcatttGCATAACGTCTAAAACTATCCAATGCTTCAGATTTATATGAAATCAAATAGACATGACCATAACGAgtgaaatcatttataaatgTAATGAAGTGAGAAGCTCCATGTCTAGCCTTCACGATCTCTAGTTACATGGTCTGTTGCTCCTAAGTCTACAATCCACACATGATAAGATtcaattaataaaatagtaCTAGAGACACATATAGTACTCACAATTGTCACCATTCAGTTTGTCACCCTAGTTGAGATCAGCAATGATAGATTTTGATGCCATGATCTGTTTATTTTAGAGGTGATAATACATATTAATGCTCATTAAATGTACACTtgtcttttatattttaaattaacatCTATAATGATTAAACATAAGGCATAGACTCGAAAGTTCACTAGGTTCCCAATCATTTTCTACAATCTTAATGTTGCTTcatcataaatttaatttcaaagtaacaaataaaatttcaattgatTTTAGGTGAGAAATACTCAAGATCTTCCAACCTAGAAAAAACTCCTACTCGATTTGAAATCTCaataaattccaaataaaattatgtagGCAAATATTTACTGTAATAAACTAACATCAAAGTTTACAATACATGCTtatatttaaacataaaaaaaatttcacactaTATTACATATGTCAcataacatattcatataaaaaCATCGAAATgaacatatataataatatgtcANATATATATAGTAAAACACTTAAAACTCTCATTATAGATCAATTATAGCCACACAAAAAATTCCAATACAATATATTTCAATTCCTTCTGAATTTTaagaaggaagaaaaaaaaagagatggcTATATGTAGGAAATAATGCTAAAGTTGAAGTCAAAGGCATCAGTACTTGCTGAGTTGCATGATGACCGAACTCTTATCTTACATGATGTCCTCTATGCACCAGAGGTTCGACGAAATCTAGTATCTGTTGTTCTTCTTCTAGGACTAGGATTCAGTTTGAACTTTAGTAGTAATCTTGTTCGTATCTACTATGGTAATATGTATTATGGTTGTGGATATCTTAGGAATGGTTTTATCGTGTTGGATTGTGACAGACAAATGTTTAACTATTATGTTGATCGTTGTGTTTCGTTAAATGTTTGTTCATCTAGTAATGCAAATGTGGATGCTTACACTTGtcatgctagactaggtcaCACTGGAAAAGACATGACGGATCGACTAATCAAAGCAGGACTTTTAGGTTCTCTGTCTAAACTTGATTTGTTGGATTGTGAACACTGTCTTGCTGGTAAAATGACACGAAATCCATTTGAAAAAGCAATTAAGGCAGAATTTCCATTGCAATTGATTCATTCAGACatatgtgatccaatgaatgtGAAGGCTAGACATGGAGCTTCTTACTTCATtatatttatagatgatttCACTCGTTATGGTCATGTCTATTTGATTTCACATAAATCCGAAGCATTGGAATGTTTTAGACATTACGTAAATAAAGTAGAAAATCAAATGAATAAGACAATAAAGGCCTTGAGAACTGACAGAGGCTGTGAATATCTGTCTGATCAATTCAAGGATCTATGTAATGAAAAAGGCATAATTAGACAATTGACCATTCCTTACACACATTAGCAAAATGATGTTCCTGAAAGAAGGAATAGAACATTGTTAGACATGACAAGGTCTCCCACTAATAGGAAAGGTATGCCCAAACGTCACTAATCATGGGCAAATTCTTTAATGATATGGAGGATACTAGCTCTTGTGACACGGAATATATAAATGTCAACAACCAGAATACGAACGACAGGTTCTTTGGCCACCCAAAATTTCCTCTGTTTCTCAATGAAACTTGCTTGTTGGAATATTAGGGGCCTTCACAAGCTTCTAAAACAGAAGAATGTTCAGGCTCTTGTGGGTACACATAAGATTGATGTTTTTGGCATTTTGGAATCCAAATTCGATGAAAAAAAACTAGGAAACTTGATGAGGACTCGATTCACGGATATGTATTCCATCAATAATTTTTCATACAGCAGTAAAGGTCGTATCCTTGTCTTATGGAACCCTTTAACCTTTGATATTACTGTATTAGATATGGGAGAACAGTACATTCATTTGCGGTTGCTGTGTCTTAGAAATAGTACTGAATTTTGTGCTTCGTTCATTTACGGCCTTAACGATATTGTGGGAAGAAGACCACTATGGTCTAATCTTAAGAGCTTCGGGAAGTCTATTAATAAGCCTTGGATCTTGCTGGGTGACTTCAATTCATGGCGTTCTCCAAATTAGAAACAGGGAGGCTTAGCGGTTAGGAACTATGATGTTAAGGATTTTGTGGATTGTGTGGGTCGCTTGGATTTGGTGGATCTCCGATCTTTGGGGTGCTTTTTCACCTGGATGAGCCCCAAAGTTTGTAATAAATTGGACAGAGTTATGGTTAATCCTCGTTGGATGCATGACTATATTAGCGCTTGTGCCCAAAACAACAATGGCAAATTCGGTACATGACTATCGCCCTATCTCTTGCTGTACCGTTGTTTATAAGATTATTTCGAAGGTGTTGGTTAACAGGTTGAGGAAAGTCATTGGAATTGTTGTGGATAGTGCACATGCAGGCCGTTCCATTACTGATAATATACATCTTGCACAAGAACTCCTGAGGAAATATGCTCGCAAACGACCCCAGTTAAATGGACACAGTCAACTGGGACTTTTTGAGGGAAACATTGATGGCACTGAATCTCCCGGGAAAGTTTGTGGGTTGGATTATGGAGTGCATCTCAACGACATCTTATTCTTTATCGATGAATGGCCTTTACAATGGTTTTATTTATGGCCAAAAGGGACTTCTACAATTTGCAGGTTCCAACAAGTTAACATGATTTTTCAATATTTGGGTATCCCGATTTCTCCCACGAAGCTCAAGACAGCAGACTTCAGTGTACTTGTTGATGCGATTGCTGCTAAAATCaattcttggccaagacaatCAGTCTTTTATGCAAGTAAAATTGAGCTATCAGATCGGTCCTTCAAGGGATGGAATGCTATTGGCTTTCGATTCTTCCAGTTCCATCCAATGTTATCGATGGGATATATGCTTTATGTCGTAAATTTGTTTGGCCGACTAAACACCCACCCATATCTTGGCTTGAAGGACTTACGAGCTTGGAACAAAACACTAATTGCGAAAACGCTATGGAAAATACATGCCAACGCAGATTGCTTATGGGTGAAGTGGATTACGCATCGTTATAGTCATTTTGGAGTTATTTGGAATTGGAAATGGCGGAAAGATGATTCCCTTTTTGTTAAACAGCTACTAATCATCCGGGATGAAATATTAGCACGACGGGGATCTACTCAATCAGCAGTAGTTTGCTTGGAAAACTGTTCACCACAACATGTGGTTTATCTCTTGCATATTCTTTCTTTGCTCCTTTCGATGGAAATTGGCCGTGGAAGCCGATCCTATGGAAATCATGCATCTTGCCAAAACACCGGTTCTGCTTATGGCTGTTTGCTCATGGTAAGTTGATGTCCAGAGATCGACAGTGCTACATCACCGATAAGACTTGTGTTCTATGCAAAAAACATGAAGAATATTCTcatcatcttttcttctcttGTGATATATCTTGCTACATTTGGAAGATGGTTCGGGAGTGGCTCGGAATGACGAAACTCATGGGTTCTGGCAACACGATCCTAAGAGCTTTCAGAGGACCTTacattgaaataagaaattaagaaaacatacaacataatccataaaaGGTAAAAtgcttaaaccaaacatgaagaAATCAAACAAATACTATAAAGTCAATGTTCATTAAATTCCATTCAATCTTGATTTTCTACATTAGCACAGAGATTCAGATTTTACTAGAGTGAGTGATGGAGGCGAGGTGGTGGAGAAAAATAAGGAAGAATAAGATAAGAGAGTAATAGAGGCGCATGGGacttatttcaatttttatataaaacttaaaaatttaaaattctaccCTAATTTGGCGGGCCAGCCCGCCCCGTCTTGGCCTGCAACCCAAACGGGTTGAGCCCGTTTGGCCTGTCTCCGAACGGTCTGCTATTTTGTCAACCCAACCcgctcaatttttatagcgggGCGGTCAGACAAGTAGAAATGTCACTATGAGATTGAAGGGCATACTTATGTCATATCTTTAGTAGATGATGAAGAGCCTAAGAACATAGATGAGGCTCTATCTTGTTTTTCAAGGGACAAATGGATGAATGCAATGGAAGAAGAAATGGATTCAATGAAATCAAACCAAGTTTGGGAACTAGTTGAACTTCCAAAGGGACGTAAAACTATCGGGAACAAATGGGTtctcaaaattaaacaaaagtCTGATGGAACTATAGAAAGGTATAAGGCTCGACTAGTGGCAAAAAGTTACACTCAGCAAGAGGGTATTGATTACGAAGAAACCTTTTCACCAGTAGTAAGATTTACTTCTATTCGTTTATTATTGGCCATAGTTGCTAATTTGGATTTAGAattatatcaaatggatgttaagacTGCTTTTCTCAAGTTTTGTTTTCCTCAATGGAGAACTTCAGGATGAAATCAACATGGAACAACCAGTAGGTTTCGTTGTTAAAGGTCAAGAAAATAAAGTTTGTAAATTGAATAGATCAATTTATGGCCTTAAGCAGTCTTCTAGACAATGGTATTTGAGATTTCACGAAGCAGTAATCTCATATGACTTCATTATGATAGATGAAAACAATTGTGTTTATGTAAAAGATCCAATAAAAAGTTTGTAATTCTATCTCTTTATGTCGATGACATATTGTTAGCTGGAAATGACAAGGAGTATGTAGAAACCATTAAGAAGTGGTTGTcctcaaattttgaaatgaaggatatgggtgagGCAGATTACATTCTAAGTGTTAAAATTCATAGAGATCGTTCTAAAAGACTTCTTGCACTGTCCATAGTTATTTGGGGCGCAAGGCGCACTAAAGCGCAAGGGTGTCTTGGGGCCTGAGGCGCGAGGCGAAGCGCACGCTTTATCGAAGTAAAGCGCATTtgacacaaattttaaaattcaatatatataaaatattttatacgatttaaattaaatactttcacaaagataaaaaaagatataaataaaaattcattatcCTATAATGTAGCATAAATCATAACAAAAAAACAAACTTCAATTATCTAAAATTCATTAGTAAGTCGTAACTGCATCATAATATATTAAggaaaaaacttcaaaaatctaaatcatcaaattcatcttcatcctccccAACTGTAATCATCATCTCCAGAAGCTGAAGCTCCAGATTTGTATCCTTCTGATTCCTCATCGTTTTCGCCAAAATCAATTTCTTCATCCTCTTCATTGTTATAACGATTGATAGTAGATCTTCTTTTATACGTATTTAATGTACTCGTACTAGCCACTGCTTCTTTTGTAGAGGATGTGCTTCGAAATCTAAAATTATAGGCATCTTCATCAACCCCAGATGCTCGTCCAACTTTACCCCAAGTCAAACTATCATCATCAAATACAAGATCATTTTCATCACcactattattatttaattctcCCATCAACCATTCATTACTATCATCGATATCAGCCAAAGAAATAGGATCAATTGTATCACGCATATCATATCGGCGCATCAAAGCCCTATTATACTTTATGTAAACCaaatcattcaattttttttgctccaatctatttcttcttttgaaatgaAGCTGCACATATTTGATACAAATTAATGTTtgctttaaaataataaatttatttaatatttcattaaagACTAATACTTAGTACTCACATGTTCAAACACACTCCAATTTCGTTCACAAGCAGATGAGCTACAAGTAAGGCTAAGAACTTTCACCGCGAACACTTGCAATTCGGGTGTCGAACACCCATAAGCCAACCACCATTCCGCTtgtaattttgaaacaaaataaaaaattgagcaTTAAAACTATTANGCATCAAAGCCCTATTATACTTTATGTAAACCaaatcattcaattttttttgctccaatctatttcttcttttgaaatgaAGCTGCACATATTTGATACAAATTAATGTTtgctttaaaataataaatttatttaacatttCATTAAAGACTAATACTTAGTACTCACATGTTCAAACACACTCCAATTTCGTTCACAAGCAGATGAGCTACAAGTAAGGCTAAGAATTTTCACCGCGAACACTTGCAATTCAGGTGTCGAACACCCATAAGCCAACCACCATTCCGCTggtaattttgaaacaaaataaaaaaattgaacattaaaactattatatatcaattatcatataataaaaataaaatattgattacgGATTACCTGgtgattttttgtttctttgtc
Proteins encoded:
- the LOC140960138 gene encoding uncharacterized protein, with translation MRRYDMRDTIDPISLADIDDSNEWLMGELNNNSGDENDLVFDDDSLTWGKVGRASGVDEDAYNFRFRSTSSTKEAVASTSTLNTYKRRSTINRYNNEEDEEIDFGENDEESEGYKSGASASGDDDYSWGG